The proteins below come from a single Asanoa ferruginea genomic window:
- a CDS encoding urease subunit alpha — translation MSMVDRRRYAALYGPTTGDRIRLADTDLFIEVEEDRCSHGDEAVFGGGKVIRESMGQSAVSRGNGTVDTIITGAVVLDHWGIVKADVGIRDGRIVALGKAGNPDTMDGVHPDLVIGPCTEVIAGNGKILTAGAVDSHVHLICPQVISTALASGVTTVIGGGTGPAEGSKATTVTPSPWHLARMLEAIDPWPVNVLLLGKGNTTSEEAMWEQLRGGAGGFKLHEDWGTTPAVIDACLRVADASGVQVAIHTDTLNEAGFVEDTLRAIGGRSIHAYHTEGAGGGHAPDIITVAGQPNVLPSSTNPTRPYTRNTLDEHLDMLMVCHHLNPTVPEDLAFAESRIRPSTMAAEDVLHDLGAISIIGSDSQAMGRIGEVILRTWQTAHVMKLRRGSLPGPADNLRARRYIAKYTICPAVAHGIDAEIGSVEPGKLADLVLWDPAFFGVRPHLVLKGGMIAWAQMGDSNASIPTPQPVLPRPMFGAYGVVPAQTSVAFVAPAAIDALLGDRLPVSRRMVPVADTRAIGKADLPLNDALPRIEVEPDTFTVRINGEVVAPEPAVDLPMTQRYFLF, via the coding sequence GTGAGCATGGTGGACCGGCGGCGCTACGCCGCGCTCTACGGCCCGACCACCGGAGACCGCATCCGGCTCGCCGACACCGACCTGTTCATCGAGGTCGAGGAGGACCGCTGCTCGCACGGCGACGAGGCGGTCTTCGGCGGCGGCAAGGTGATCCGCGAGTCGATGGGCCAGTCGGCGGTCAGCCGGGGCAACGGCACCGTCGACACGATCATCACCGGCGCCGTCGTGCTCGACCACTGGGGCATCGTCAAGGCCGACGTCGGCATCCGCGACGGGCGGATCGTCGCGCTCGGCAAGGCCGGCAACCCCGACACGATGGACGGCGTCCACCCCGACCTGGTGATCGGGCCGTGCACCGAGGTGATCGCCGGCAACGGGAAGATCCTGACGGCCGGCGCGGTCGACAGCCACGTACACCTGATCTGCCCTCAGGTCATCTCCACCGCGCTGGCCAGCGGCGTGACCACCGTGATCGGCGGCGGCACCGGGCCCGCCGAGGGCAGCAAGGCGACGACCGTGACGCCCAGCCCGTGGCATCTCGCGCGGATGCTCGAGGCGATCGACCCGTGGCCGGTCAACGTGTTGCTGCTCGGCAAGGGCAACACCACGAGCGAAGAGGCCATGTGGGAGCAACTGCGCGGCGGTGCGGGTGGCTTCAAACTTCATGAGGACTGGGGTACGACGCCCGCCGTGATCGACGCCTGCCTGCGGGTGGCCGACGCCAGCGGGGTGCAGGTCGCGATCCACACCGACACGCTCAACGAGGCCGGGTTCGTCGAGGACACCTTGCGGGCCATCGGCGGCCGGTCGATCCACGCCTATCACACCGAGGGTGCCGGCGGCGGGCACGCACCCGACATCATCACCGTCGCCGGGCAGCCCAACGTGTTGCCGTCGTCGACCAACCCGACCCGCCCCTACACGCGCAACACGCTCGACGAGCACCTCGACATGCTGATGGTCTGCCACCACCTCAACCCGACGGTGCCGGAAGACCTGGCGTTCGCGGAGAGCCGGATCCGGCCGAGCACGATGGCGGCCGAAGACGTGCTGCACGACCTGGGCGCGATCTCCATCATCGGTTCCGACTCGCAGGCGATGGGCCGGATCGGCGAGGTCATCCTGCGCACCTGGCAGACCGCCCACGTGATGAAACTCCGGCGCGGTTCGCTCCCCGGCCCGGCCGACAACCTCCGGGCGCGGCGCTACATCGCGAAATACACCATCTGCCCGGCGGTGGCACACGGCATCGACGCCGAGATCGGCTCGGTCGAGCCCGGCAAGCTCGCCGACCTGGTGCTGTGGGACCCGGCCTTCTTCGGCGTACGCCCGCACCTGGTGCTCAAAGGCGGCATGATCGCCTGGGCCCAGATGGGCGACTCGAACGCGTCGATCCCGACCCCACAGCCGGTGCTGCCAAGACCGATGTTCGGCGCGTACGGCGTCGTGCCCGCCCAGACCAGCGTCGCCTTCGTGGCACCGGCGGCGATCGACGCCCTGCTCGGCGATCGGCTGCCGGTCAGTCGCCGGATGGTGCCGGTCGCCGACACCCGCGCGATCGGCAAGGCCGACCTGCCCCTGAACGACGCCCTGCCGCGCATCGAGGTCGAGCCCGACACGTTCACGGTCCGCATCAACGGTGAGGTAGTCGCGCCTGAGCCTGCGGTCGACCTGCCAATGACCCAGCGCTACTTCCTTTTCTGA
- a CDS encoding urease accessory protein UreD encodes MRAEARLVAEADGRGGTRLSTMYGEPPLLPRRTGHRQTTHAEVHLVGGAAGPLGGDDLRVDVEVRPGARLVVRTVAASLAQPSHPSAPSTLTVTVSVGANGALAWLPEATIAVRGCDHRTRSIVDLADGAELLWREEIVAGRHGERSGDLATATTVRYAGRTLLRHDLAIGPRAKGWDGPAVIGARTAGTLLIVGPDAPRQPATITPTAAVMPLAHGPAALVSATGENAREVLDRSAANTWAHDPDAKTGNCREN; translated from the coding sequence GTGCGGGCTGAGGCACGGCTGGTCGCCGAGGCCGACGGGCGGGGCGGCACGCGGCTGTCCACGATGTACGGCGAACCACCCCTGCTCCCCCGCCGCACCGGGCACCGCCAGACGACCCACGCCGAGGTGCACCTGGTCGGTGGTGCGGCCGGCCCGCTCGGCGGCGACGACCTGCGGGTCGACGTCGAGGTGCGGCCGGGCGCCCGGCTCGTCGTGCGTACGGTCGCCGCTTCCCTGGCCCAGCCGAGCCACCCGAGCGCGCCGAGCACGCTCACTGTCACGGTGAGCGTCGGCGCCAACGGCGCGCTGGCCTGGCTGCCCGAGGCGACCATCGCCGTCAGAGGGTGCGACCACCGCACCCGCTCCATCGTGGACCTCGCCGATGGTGCCGAGTTGTTGTGGCGGGAGGAGATCGTCGCCGGGCGGCACGGGGAACGGTCCGGTGACCTGGCGACGGCGACGACGGTGCGCTACGCCGGTCGTACCCTTTTGCGCCACGATCTGGCCATTGGACCTCGCGCCAAGGGCTGGGACGGCCCCGCGGTCATCGGCGCCCGGACCGCGGGGACCCTGTTAATCGTCGGTCCGGACGCGCCCCGGCAACCCGCGACGATCACCCCCACGGCAGCGGTCATGCCCCTCGCCCACGGCCCGGCCGCCCTGGTCAGCGCCACCGGCGAAAACGCCCGCGAGGTGCTCGATAGGAGCGCCGCTAACACATGGGCTCATGATCCGGATGCGAAAACCGGCAATTGCCGCGAAAACTGA
- a CDS encoding winged helix-turn-helix transcriptional regulator → MGTRPEALDWSVDNCTVGRAMEILGERWTFVVLREIANGIRRFDDMRVRTNIPRQVLTNRLAMMVDAGVLRKEPYQDPGARVRHEYRLTQMGLDLWPVIVAVLEWGDRYLADPEGSPLSTVHRGCGAEVRAVLRCSAGHEIDNPRDVLAAPGPGAHRR, encoded by the coding sequence ATGGGTACGCGTCCGGAAGCGCTCGACTGGTCCGTCGACAACTGCACGGTGGGCCGGGCGATGGAGATCCTCGGCGAGCGCTGGACCTTCGTCGTGCTGCGCGAGATCGCCAACGGCATCCGGCGCTTCGACGACATGCGGGTGCGCACCAACATCCCGCGCCAGGTGCTGACCAACCGGCTCGCGATGATGGTCGACGCCGGTGTCCTGCGCAAGGAGCCCTACCAGGATCCGGGCGCACGGGTCCGGCACGAATACCGGCTGACCCAGATGGGCCTCGACCTGTGGCCGGTGATCGTCGCGGTGCTGGAGTGGGGCGACCGCTACCTGGCCGACCCGGAGGGTTCGCCCTTGTCCACCGTGCACCGCGGCTGCGGCGCCGAGGTGCGAGCGGTGCTGCGCTGCTCGGCCGGGCACGAGATCGACAACCCCCGCGACGTGCTGGCCGCGCCCGGCCCGGGCGCCCATCGCCGCTGA
- a CDS encoding peptidylprolyl isomerase, protein MASSRDRQRKLARAKLDRQLARRAAVLRRKRRIQAGFGGALALILIGVGAFWALGGFDKEPVNTASDVCVWTPQEPGVNVNAKDVGQPSTTDVPTFGTRDMNLTTNEGAITVKLELASAPCGGASLAYLAGKNFYDGTKCHEIIPEGAVHCGDPSGTNLGGPTYTFANENVPAAAPTPSPSASPAPGTPPTYPAGTVALFPNPPGANGSQFLIFFKDFTPGGEPTYPIVGSVSKGMDVVQKIGQIGTVNNDDGLPVKPKTDITIQTLTVGAVVSEQPSDAPTTSPSATATPSGAPSGTPTNAS, encoded by the coding sequence GTGGCATCCAGCAGGGATCGGCAGCGCAAGCTCGCGCGTGCCAAGCTCGACCGGCAGTTGGCCCGCCGGGCGGCCGTCCTGCGGCGGAAGCGCCGGATCCAGGCCGGGTTCGGTGGCGCGCTCGCCCTGATCCTGATCGGGGTCGGCGCCTTCTGGGCGCTCGGCGGTTTCGACAAGGAGCCGGTCAACACCGCGAGCGACGTCTGCGTGTGGACACCGCAGGAGCCGGGCGTCAACGTCAACGCGAAAGACGTCGGCCAGCCGTCGACGACCGACGTGCCGACCTTCGGCACCCGTGACATGAACCTCACCACCAACGAGGGCGCGATCACCGTCAAGCTCGAGCTGGCCAGCGCCCCGTGCGGCGGTGCCAGCCTGGCCTACCTCGCGGGCAAGAACTTCTACGACGGCACCAAGTGCCACGAGATCATCCCCGAGGGCGCGGTGCACTGCGGCGACCCGAGCGGCACCAACCTGGGCGGGCCGACCTACACGTTCGCCAACGAGAACGTGCCCGCGGCGGCGCCGACCCCGTCGCCGTCGGCCTCACCGGCACCCGGCACGCCGCCCACCTACCCAGCCGGCACCGTCGCGCTCTTCCCCAACCCGCCGGGCGCCAACGGCAGCCAGTTCCTGATCTTCTTCAAGGACTTCACGCCGGGCGGCGAGCCGACGTACCCCATCGTTGGTTCGGTCAGTAAGGGCATGGACGTGGTCCAGAAGATCGGCCAGATCGGCACCGTCAACAACGACGACGGCCTGCCGGTCAAGCCGAAGACCGACATCACCATCCAGACCCTGACCGTCGGCGCCGTGGTGAGCGAGCAGCCCAGCGACGCGCCGACCACCAGCCCATCCGCGACGGCGACCCCGTCCGGCGCGCCGTCCGGGACACCGACGAACGCGAGCTAG
- a CDS encoding Rv0909 family putative TA system antitoxin encodes MAISDRFGDAADQAKEKLADKDERDRRIDQAGDAIDAKTDGKIAEKVDRAQNAARQGGDRAQNAARQGGERAQGAARKGGDRAQNNRNNNSNSGNNSNRNNNR; translated from the coding sequence ATGGCGATCAGCGACAGGTTCGGCGACGCCGCCGACCAGGCGAAAGAAAAGCTCGCCGACAAGGACGAGCGCGACCGGCGCATCGACCAGGCCGGCGACGCGATCGACGCCAAGACCGACGGCAAGATTGCCGAGAAGGTCGACCGCGCCCAGAACGCCGCCCGCCAGGGTGGCGACCGCGCCCAGAACGCCGCGCGTCAGGGCGGCGAGCGGGCTCAGGGCGCCGCGCGCAAGGGTGGCGACCGCGCTCAGAACAACCGCAACAACAACAGCAACAGCGGCAACAACAGCAACCGCAACAACAACCGCTAA
- a CDS encoding urease subunit beta gives MIPGEIVFGDGPIEINAGRPVLTVTVRNTGDRPVQVGSHYHFAEANPALDFDRRAAWGHRLAVPAGTAMRFEPGIDRDVDLVPLAGHRVVPGLRGECAGKLDPAGGADQ, from the coding sequence ATGATTCCCGGCGAGATCGTGTTCGGCGATGGCCCGATCGAAATCAACGCGGGCCGGCCGGTGCTGACCGTCACCGTCCGCAACACCGGCGACCGGCCGGTGCAGGTCGGCTCGCACTACCACTTCGCTGAGGCCAATCCCGCGCTCGACTTCGACCGCCGGGCCGCCTGGGGGCATCGCCTCGCCGTGCCGGCCGGCACCGCCATGCGCTTCGAGCCCGGCATCGATCGCGACGTCGACCTCGTGCCGCTGGCCGGCCATCGGGTGGTGCCCGGGCTCCGCGGCGAGTGCGCCGGCAAGCTCGACCCGGCCGGAGGTGCCGACCAGTGA
- a CDS encoding maleylpyruvate isomerase N-terminal domain-containing protein codes for MIRAAFLDSAATAATLLRAPVLAERWSAPSALPDFTTGGLARHLANQVTHTVTFLAAEPGTAAIPLLAHFTGNTWTTSPIDAEDNVGIRRRSETAARETTAAALADLVDEALVALRESVPAQPADRLVDLGDWGLTVDDFLLTRVLELVVHVDDLAVSLDLPTPDLPPAATDATVVLLARLATWRHGPTAVVRALARKERAPASVAAL; via the coding sequence GTGATCAGAGCTGCCTTCCTGGACTCCGCCGCGACGGCGGCCACGCTGCTGCGCGCGCCGGTGTTGGCCGAGCGTTGGTCAGCGCCGAGCGCCCTCCCTGACTTCACCACCGGCGGTCTCGCCCGGCACCTGGCCAACCAGGTCACGCACACGGTGACCTTCCTGGCCGCGGAGCCGGGCACCGCCGCCATCCCGTTGCTGGCCCATTTCACCGGCAACACCTGGACCACGTCCCCCATCGACGCGGAGGACAACGTCGGCATCCGCCGGCGCAGCGAGACCGCCGCACGGGAGACCACCGCTGCCGCACTGGCCGACCTGGTCGACGAAGCGCTGGTGGCGTTGCGGGAGAGCGTGCCGGCGCAGCCCGCCGACCGGCTCGTCGACCTCGGCGACTGGGGGCTGACGGTCGACGACTTCCTGCTGACCCGGGTGCTGGAGCTGGTCGTACACGTCGATGATCTGGCCGTCAGCCTTGATCTGCCGACGCCCGACCTGCCGCCGGCGGCCACCGACGCGACCGTGGTCCTGTTGGCCCGGCTCGCGACCTGGCGGCATGGGCCGACGGCCGTGGTGCGGGCCCTGGCCCGGAAGGAGCGCGCGCCCGCGTCGGTCGCGGCGCTCTGA
- a CDS encoding peptidylprolyl isomerase: protein MTSTRERQRAAARARLAKEMADRQTVAHKRRQRQAFIGAGVALLIVAGGVIWLVSSLGGDDKSTAASDPSAAPISCAWTEVPADQRTPTTKDVGVPPTTTPPTSGNQVMTVDTSFGPVEVTMNLAKSPCTAEAFSFLASKNFWDGTKCHRMFPGMLQCGDPSAKGKGYRDTDGTGGPSFRYANENLPVDDRPAYPEGVVALANSGPDTNGSQFFFIYQDVELSPDYTVLGKVTKGLENIKKATEAGHDGAFDPSPGGGHPKSDIEIKTIKVAAPAA from the coding sequence GTGACGTCCACGAGAGAGCGGCAGCGCGCGGCGGCGCGGGCCCGACTCGCGAAGGAGATGGCCGACCGGCAGACGGTCGCGCACAAGCGCCGTCAGCGGCAGGCGTTCATCGGCGCCGGCGTGGCCCTGCTGATCGTCGCCGGTGGCGTGATCTGGCTGGTCAGCAGCCTGGGCGGCGACGACAAGAGCACGGCGGCCAGCGACCCGTCGGCGGCACCGATCAGCTGTGCCTGGACCGAGGTCCCGGCCGACCAGCGCACGCCGACCACCAAGGACGTCGGTGTCCCACCGACCACCACGCCGCCGACCAGCGGCAACCAGGTGATGACGGTCGACACCAGCTTCGGCCCGGTCGAGGTCACCATGAACCTGGCCAAGTCGCCCTGCACCGCCGAGGCGTTCAGCTTCCTGGCCAGCAAGAACTTCTGGGACGGCACCAAGTGCCACCGGATGTTCCCCGGCATGCTCCAGTGCGGCGACCCGTCGGCGAAGGGCAAGGGCTACCGCGACACCGACGGCACGGGCGGCCCGAGCTTCCGCTACGCCAACGAGAACCTGCCGGTCGACGACCGGCCGGCCTACCCGGAGGGCGTCGTCGCGCTGGCCAACAGCGGCCCCGACACCAACGGCTCGCAGTTCTTCTTCATCTACCAGGATGTCGAGCTGTCGCCCGACTACACGGTGCTCGGCAAGGTCACCAAGGGCCTCGAAAACATCAAGAAGGCCACCGAGGCCGGCCACGACGGCGCGTTCGACCCGTCGCCGGGCGGCGGCCACCCCAAGAGCGACATCGAGATCAAGACGATCAAGGTAGCCGCACCGGCCGCCTGA
- a CDS encoding PaaI family thioesterase, which translates to MTQTQVERSRTFSWSDPATNAALIGKTSGLALLQAMIAGELPPPPVMHLLGMTRLTAEEGRVTVEMPPREYHYNPLGTVHGGVLATLLDTAAGCAVHTTLPAGVGYTSVDLSVKYLRPVTVGSELLTCVGTVIQRGRRTALGEARLTDAAGRLVAHATSTCLLFELPAS; encoded by the coding sequence ATGACGCAGACGCAGGTGGAGCGCAGCCGTACCTTCTCCTGGTCGGATCCGGCCACCAACGCCGCCCTGATCGGCAAGACCAGTGGCCTCGCCCTGCTCCAGGCGATGATCGCCGGTGAACTGCCGCCGCCGCCCGTGATGCACCTGCTCGGCATGACCCGGCTGACCGCCGAGGAGGGCCGGGTCACCGTCGAGATGCCGCCGCGGGAATACCACTACAACCCGCTCGGCACCGTGCACGGCGGCGTGCTCGCGACACTGCTCGACACCGCCGCCGGCTGCGCGGTGCACACCACGCTGCCGGCCGGCGTCGGCTACACCTCGGTCGACCTGTCGGTGAAATACCTCCGGCCGGTCACCGTCGGCTCCGAGTTGCTGACCTGCGTCGGCACGGTGATCCAGCGCGGCCGCCGCACCGCGCTGGGCGAGGCGCGGCTGACCGACGCCGCGGGACGACTGGTCGCCCACGCGACGTCGACCTGCCTGCTCTTCGAGCTCCCGGCTAGTTGA
- a CDS encoding urease accessory protein UreF: MSLSTLLVLADGRLPSGAHAHSGGVEAAVAAGRVRDLHTLEAFLLGRTATTGVVSAAFAAATCYALTRAGGDGDDPCWDRVRALDDGLDVRTASPALRAASRAQGRALLRAAARIWPDAVRATDPAVASPAAVDRAPSLATTRADAEIARLANSAAAPYESTPSPSDTRTDDARATRPAAAGVPGPPAQRVGLGPRGARRNVSAARSRLPAGVHHPTAIGIAAAASGLGPQEAGLIAVYGGLTGAASAAVRLLGLDPYAVHGLVAALAQECDRVAADAVLRVDDPVDDLPAGSALLLDVDAEQHATWEVRLFAS; encoded by the coding sequence ATGTCACTGTCCACGTTGCTGGTCCTCGCCGACGGCCGCCTCCCGTCGGGCGCCCACGCCCATTCGGGCGGCGTCGAGGCCGCGGTGGCCGCCGGCCGCGTGCGCGACCTGCACACGCTGGAAGCGTTCCTCCTCGGTCGCACCGCCACGACCGGCGTGGTTTCGGCGGCTTTCGCCGCCGCCACCTGCTACGCCCTCACCCGGGCCGGAGGCGATGGCGACGATCCGTGTTGGGATCGGGTGCGCGCACTGGACGACGGCCTCGACGTCCGCACCGCGTCGCCGGCCCTTCGGGCCGCCTCGCGGGCGCAGGGACGCGCCCTGCTGCGAGCCGCGGCCCGGATCTGGCCCGACGCCGTGCGGGCGACCGACCCGGCCGTCGCTTCGCCCGCCGCCGTCGACAGAGCCCCCTCGCTGGCCACCACCCGCGCAGACGCCGAAATCGCTCGGCTGGCCAACTCCGCCGCCGCGCCATACGAAAGCACCCCCTCGCCAAGCGACACCCGCACGGACGACGCCCGCGCCACGCGGCCGGCCGCCGCCGGCGTGCCAGGACCGCCCGCGCAACGCGTCGGGCTCGGCCCGCGCGGTGCCCGGCGCAACGTCAGCGCCGCCAGGAGCCGGCTTCCCGCGGGCGTTCACCATCCGACGGCGATCGGGATCGCGGCCGCTGCCTCCGGGCTGGGCCCGCAGGAGGCCGGCCTCATCGCCGTCTACGGTGGACTGACCGGAGCCGCTTCGGCGGCCGTGCGGCTGCTCGGCCTCGACCCCTACGCGGTGCATGGGCTGGTTGCCGCCCTGGCCCAGGAATGCGACCGGGTCGCGGCCGATGCCGTGCTGCGGGTCGACGATCCGGTGGACGACCTGCCCGCCGGGTCCGCTCTTCTGCTCGACGTCGACGCCGAGCAGCACGCCACCTGGGAGGTGCGTCTCTTTGCGTCCTGA
- a CDS encoding urease subunit gamma yields MFLSQHEQERLLIHVAADVAHKRRERGLRLNYPEATAVITAFLLEGARDGRTVAELMSAGRGVLGRDDVMEGVPEMLAEVQVEATFPDGTKLVTVHEPIP; encoded by the coding sequence TTGTTTCTGAGCCAGCACGAGCAAGAACGCCTGCTCATCCACGTCGCCGCCGATGTGGCGCACAAGCGGCGGGAGCGCGGGTTGCGGCTCAACTACCCGGAGGCGACCGCGGTCATCACCGCCTTCCTGCTGGAGGGCGCGCGCGACGGCCGAACTGTGGCCGAACTGATGTCTGCGGGGCGCGGGGTGCTCGGCCGCGACGACGTCATGGAGGGCGTGCCGGAGATGTTGGCCGAGGTCCAGGTCGAGGCGACGTTCCCCGACGGCACGAAGCTGGTCACCGTCCACGAACCGATCCCATGA
- the ureG gene encoding urease accessory protein UreG → MRPDNGRAVRIGIGGPVGSGKTALVAALCRSLAAELRLAVVTNDIYTTEDADFLRRAGVLPDERIRAVETGCCPHTAIRDDISANLDAVEDLEERFGDLDLVLVESGGDNLTATFSKGLIDHQIFVIDVAGGDKVPRKGGPGVTTADLLVINKTDLATLVGADLGVMARDSAARRGDLPTVFLSLVGDPGATAVAGWVRDRVTAGPTAASSVTAPANHHHHGSEPGDSAG, encoded by the coding sequence TTGCGTCCTGACAACGGTCGTGCGGTGCGGATCGGGATCGGTGGGCCCGTAGGGTCCGGCAAGACCGCGCTCGTCGCCGCGCTCTGCCGGTCGCTCGCCGCCGAACTGCGGCTCGCGGTCGTGACCAACGACATCTACACCACCGAAGACGCCGACTTCCTGCGGCGGGCGGGGGTGCTGCCCGACGAGCGGATCCGCGCCGTCGAGACCGGGTGCTGCCCGCACACCGCCATCCGCGACGACATCAGCGCCAACCTCGACGCCGTCGAAGACCTGGAGGAGCGGTTCGGCGACCTCGACCTCGTGCTGGTCGAGAGCGGCGGCGACAACCTCACCGCCACGTTCAGCAAGGGCCTGATCGACCATCAGATCTTCGTGATCGACGTCGCCGGCGGTGACAAGGTGCCGCGCAAGGGCGGGCCCGGCGTGACCACCGCCGACCTGCTGGTCATCAACAAGACCGACCTCGCCACGCTGGTCGGCGCGGACCTGGGGGTGATGGCCCGCGACTCCGCGGCGCGCCGCGGCGACCTGCCGACCGTGTTCCTCTCGCTGGTGGGAGACCCGGGCGCGACAGCCGTCGCGGGCTGGGTCCGCGACCGCGTGACAGCCGGGCCGACGGCGGCCAGCAGCGTCACCGCGCCGGCCAATCACCACCACCACGGGTCAGAGCCCGGGGACAGTGCGGGCTGA
- a CDS encoding MBL fold metallo-hydrolase — MLITGFPSDIFGTNCYVVAAAPGEQCVIVDPGIGIEKRLDEILAEHRLTPAAVLLTHGHLDHTFSVAPVCGAKGIPAYVHPADRELLADPAKALSMDPAQLFGGRLTYTEPEDVAPLTDGEAIVIAGLEITVDHAPGHTGGSVLFRLPAGTARGWEADEICLSGDVLFAGSIGRTDLAGGSMTAMTASLRDRILPLADDTIVLPGHGPATTIGRERATNPYLLEAMRPAPTRGL; from the coding sequence GTGCTGATCACGGGTTTCCCGTCCGACATCTTCGGCACCAACTGTTACGTGGTGGCCGCGGCGCCGGGCGAGCAGTGCGTGATCGTCGACCCGGGCATCGGGATCGAGAAGCGGCTCGACGAGATCCTCGCCGAGCACCGCCTGACCCCCGCCGCGGTGCTGCTCACCCACGGCCACCTCGATCACACGTTCTCCGTCGCGCCGGTCTGCGGTGCCAAGGGCATCCCGGCCTACGTGCACCCCGCCGACCGCGAGCTGCTCGCCGACCCGGCCAAGGCGCTGTCCATGGATCCCGCGCAGCTCTTCGGCGGCCGGCTGACCTACACCGAGCCCGAAGACGTCGCGCCGCTCACCGACGGTGAGGCGATCGTGATCGCCGGGCTCGAGATCACCGTCGACCACGCCCCCGGCCATACCGGCGGGTCGGTGCTCTTCCGGCTGCCGGCCGGCACCGCGCGGGGCTGGGAAGCAGACGAGATCTGCCTCTCCGGTGACGTGCTCTTCGCCGGCTCGATCGGGCGCACCGACCTGGCGGGGGGAAGCATGACGGCGATGACAGCCAGCCTTCGTGACCGGATCCTCCCGCTCGCCGACGACACCATCGTCCTGCCGGGCCACGGCCCGGCGACCACGATCGGCCGGGAACGCGCGACCAACCCTTACCTGCTGGAAGCCATGCGACCGGCCCCGACCAGAGGGCTATGA
- the hisS gene encoding histidine--tRNA ligase codes for MSKPRPISGFPEWTPPQRMIEQRFLDKIKSVFELYGYAPLETRAVEPLDQLLRKGETSKEVYVLRRLQEDPGSPADDSLGLHFDLTVPFARYVLENSGKLQFPFRRYQIQKVWRGERPQEGRYREFVQCDIDVVDRDTLPPHYEAEMPLVIGDALGSLPIPPVTIQVNNRKVCEGYYRGLGLGDPEAALRAVDKLDKIGPGRVAELLVETAGATEAQAKAVLALAEISSPDASFADAVRALGVSDPLLDEGLAELVEVVETAAAYAPGLCVAELKIARGLDYYTGTVYETQLAGFERFGSICSGGRYDNLATSGNERFPGVGISIGLTRVLGLLFGADKLAISRDVPTCVLVALGDEEHRRSADGIAAALRRRGIPTEVSPTAAKYGKQIRYAERRGIPFVWFPGQPDSVKDIRSGDQVEADASTWAPPAADLYPTIN; via the coding sequence ATGAGCAAGCCACGGCCGATCTCCGGCTTTCCGGAGTGGACGCCGCCGCAACGCATGATCGAGCAGCGGTTCCTCGACAAGATCAAGAGCGTTTTCGAGCTCTACGGGTACGCCCCGCTGGAGACGCGCGCCGTCGAGCCGCTTGACCAACTGCTGCGAAAGGGCGAGACGTCGAAAGAGGTCTACGTCCTGCGCCGGCTGCAGGAGGATCCTGGGTCTCCTGCTGACGACTCGCTGGGCCTGCACTTCGATTTGACGGTGCCGTTCGCTCGTTACGTGCTGGAGAACTCGGGCAAACTCCAGTTCCCGTTCCGGCGTTATCAGATTCAGAAGGTGTGGCGGGGCGAGCGGCCGCAGGAGGGTCGCTACCGCGAGTTCGTGCAATGTGACATCGACGTGGTCGACCGTGACACGCTGCCGCCGCACTACGAGGCCGAGATGCCGCTGGTGATCGGCGACGCGCTCGGCTCGTTGCCGATCCCGCCGGTGACCATCCAGGTCAACAACCGCAAGGTCTGCGAGGGCTACTACCGGGGCCTGGGCCTCGGTGACCCGGAGGCGGCGCTGCGGGCGGTCGACAAGCTCGACAAGATCGGGCCGGGCCGGGTCGCCGAGCTGCTGGTGGAGACGGCCGGCGCGACCGAGGCACAGGCCAAGGCCGTGCTGGCGCTGGCCGAGATCTCGTCGCCGGACGCGTCGTTCGCCGACGCCGTGCGTGCGCTCGGGGTCAGCGACCCGCTGCTCGACGAGGGCCTTGCCGAGCTGGTCGAGGTGGTCGAGACGGCCGCGGCGTACGCGCCGGGTCTGTGTGTCGCCGAATTGAAGATCGCCCGTGGTCTCGACTACTACACGGGCACGGTCTACGAGACCCAGCTCGCCGGTTTCGAGCGGTTCGGGTCGATCTGCTCGGGTGGCCGTTACGACAACCTGGCCACCTCGGGCAACGAGCGGTTCCCCGGCGTGGGCATCTCGATCGGCCTGACCAGGGTGCTCGGCCTGCTGTTCGGCGCCGACAAGCTGGCGATCTCGCGCGACGTGCCGACCTGTGTGCTGGTGGCGTTGGGCGACGAGGAGCACCGCCGCTCGGCCGACGGCATCGCGGCGGCGCTGCGCAGGCGCGGCATCCCGACGGAGGTGTCGCCGACCGCCGCCAAATACGGCAAGCAGATCCGTTACGCCGAGCGGCGGGGCATTCCGTTCGTCTGGTTCCCGGGCCAGCCGGACTCGGTCAAGGACATCCGCTCCGGCGACCAGGTCGAGGCTGACGCTTCGACCTGGGCGCCGCCGGCCGCCGACCTCTATCCGACGATCAACTAG